A genome region from Microbacterium terricola includes the following:
- the glgX gene encoding glycogen debranching protein GlgX codes for MLSQEPERPASATFLSADLDGLGVTRDGDDGTLRVWSGEATSVELVLFDHRDLDWATHTLALEPVGGGVWSVTTPLLRPGARYAIRVDGPHRAGATFNPETLLLEPYSKGLVSGGHGDWRSVVVDGSFDWGDSRKPGVPLDRTVLYEGHVKGLSKRHPRVPPALHGTYAGLAHPAMIEHFLDLGITSVELLPVHAFVSEPRLLQYELANYWGYNTLNFFTPHAAYATEASRREGPDGVQREFKGMVKLLHEAGLEVILDVVYNHTSEAEIGMPRSSLRGIDNRAYYRQHDDGAYIDVTGCGNAVDTSTDAAARLVLDSLRYWANDLQIDGFRFDLAVTLGRDADHAFTSQHPLLRAITDDPALAGVKKIAEPWDVGMGGWQTGNFGDGWQEWNDRYRDRVRNFWLSDIDYARRASTAPVGVGGFATRLAGSSNTFSAERGPLASINFLTAHDGFTLRDLVSYDVKHNMGNGEQNRDGADTNRSFNHGAEGATDDPRILATRRKAMRNLLGTLLLSAGVPMLTAGDEFGRTQRGNNNAYCHDSPLTWLSWDHAPWQEELHAHVRRLLRLRRENPALRPSRFAHEHQTVPSASVIDWYDEHGQTMSGERWSNPAHRTLQYDAESTPETEAANRILLVVHGTERPIDVTLPVVDGIARYVSLWSSADEVPDEQERVYEPGAIVSLVGTSMHLFRAE; via the coding sequence ATGCTCAGCCAGGAGCCCGAGCGGCCAGCCTCCGCGACCTTCCTCTCCGCCGATCTCGACGGCCTCGGTGTGACACGGGACGGCGATGACGGCACCCTGCGCGTGTGGTCCGGCGAGGCGACATCGGTCGAGCTCGTGCTGTTCGACCACCGCGACCTCGACTGGGCCACCCACACCCTCGCCCTGGAGCCGGTCGGCGGAGGCGTGTGGTCGGTGACGACGCCGCTGCTGCGCCCGGGTGCGCGGTACGCGATCCGCGTCGACGGCCCCCACCGGGCGGGCGCCACGTTCAACCCGGAGACCCTGCTTCTCGAGCCCTACTCGAAGGGTCTCGTGAGCGGCGGTCACGGGGACTGGCGCTCCGTGGTCGTGGACGGCTCGTTCGACTGGGGCGACTCCCGGAAGCCGGGCGTGCCGCTGGACCGCACCGTGCTGTACGAGGGGCACGTCAAGGGCCTGTCCAAGCGCCATCCCCGCGTGCCGCCCGCCCTGCACGGCACGTACGCGGGGCTCGCCCACCCGGCGATGATCGAGCACTTCCTGGATCTCGGCATCACGAGCGTCGAGCTGCTGCCCGTGCACGCGTTCGTCAGCGAGCCGCGGCTCCTGCAGTACGAGCTGGCGAACTACTGGGGCTACAACACCCTCAACTTCTTCACCCCGCACGCCGCGTACGCCACCGAGGCGAGCCGGCGCGAAGGCCCCGACGGGGTGCAGCGCGAGTTCAAGGGGATGGTGAAGCTCCTCCACGAGGCCGGCCTCGAGGTCATCCTGGACGTCGTCTACAACCACACCAGCGAGGCCGAGATCGGCATGCCCCGCTCGAGCCTGCGCGGCATCGACAACCGCGCGTACTACCGCCAGCACGACGACGGCGCCTACATCGACGTCACCGGCTGCGGGAACGCGGTGGACACGTCGACGGATGCGGCGGCCCGCCTCGTCCTGGATTCGCTCAGGTACTGGGCGAACGATCTGCAGATCGACGGATTCCGCTTCGACCTCGCGGTGACACTCGGCCGCGACGCGGACCACGCCTTCACGTCGCAGCATCCGCTCCTCCGTGCGATCACGGACGATCCGGCGCTGGCGGGCGTCAAGAAGATCGCAGAGCCGTGGGATGTCGGGATGGGCGGCTGGCAGACCGGCAACTTCGGCGACGGCTGGCAGGAGTGGAACGACCGCTACCGCGACCGCGTCCGCAACTTCTGGCTCAGCGACATCGACTACGCCCGCCGGGCATCCACGGCGCCCGTGGGCGTCGGCGGGTTCGCGACGCGCCTCGCCGGCTCATCGAACACCTTCAGTGCCGAGCGCGGACCGCTCGCGAGCATCAACTTCCTCACCGCGCACGACGGCTTCACCCTGCGGGATCTCGTGTCGTACGACGTCAAGCACAACATGGGCAACGGCGAGCAGAACCGCGACGGCGCCGACACGAACCGCTCGTTCAACCACGGTGCCGAGGGCGCCACCGACGACCCGCGGATCCTCGCCACCCGCCGCAAGGCGATGCGCAACCTGCTCGGCACGCTGCTGCTGTCGGCCGGGGTCCCGATGCTCACCGCGGGCGACGAGTTCGGACGCACGCAGCGGGGCAACAACAACGCCTACTGCCACGATTCGCCGCTGACCTGGCTGTCGTGGGACCACGCGCCATGGCAGGAGGAGCTGCACGCGCACGTGCGCCGCCTGCTGCGGCTGCGCAGGGAGAATCCGGCGCTGCGCCCCAGCAGGTTCGCCCATGAGCACCAGACGGTGCCGAGCGCGTCGGTGATCGACTGGTACGACGAGCACGGCCAGACGATGTCCGGAGAGCGGTGGAGCAACCCGGCTCACCGCACGCTGCAGTACGACGCCGAGTCGACGCCTGAGACCGAGGCGGCCAACCGGATCCTCCTCGTCGTCCACGGCACGGAGCGACCCATCGACGTGACCCTGCCGGTCGTCGACGGGATCGCGCGCTACGTCTCGCTCTGGTCGAGCGCGGACGAGGTCCCCGACGAGCAGGAGCGGGTGTACGAGCCCGGTGCGATCGTCTCCCTCGTCGGCACGTCGATGCACCTGTTCCGCGCGGAGTGA
- a CDS encoding maltotransferase domain-containing protein, whose translation MASTTRTASARPWRSISAIPVRPIALTPGSDAVVNGRIPLALPFPAVPGDAFAPKAFAGEVVPFRVTAFREGHDIIGVQVRLTSPSGDESLHRLRALGDGFDRWETQISPLEQGTWRYRFEAFADDFATWEHAADLKIAAGVDSPVMRELGALLFDRAVAEKSRPIAERRVLEGASVALRDAAVSDEAALGIVRDPAIAAFFHARPLMSPASALPERELVVERTRAGVGAWYEFFPRSEGARRLKDGTIKSGTFRTATKRLPGVAAMGFDVLYLPPIHPIGRVNRKGPNNTLDAGPADPGSPWAIGSAEGGHDAVHPDLGSLADFRAFVRAARAEGIEVAIDLALQAAPDHPWVTSHPEWFTTLPDGSIAYAENPPKKYQDIYPINFDNDPEGIRAEVLRVVRHWVAQGVKIFRVDNPHTKPLQFWEWLIATVTAEHPDLVFLAEAFTRPAPLQGLAMAGFQQSYTYFTWRNTKQELEEFLGALASDTADFLRPNLFVNTPDILTEYLQYGGRAAYAIRAAIAATAAPTYGVYAGYELFENVARPGAEENIDNEKYEYKLRDWAGAEARGDSLAPFLRRLNEIRAAHPALGQLRNFSAHWSDDEAILVFSKHLPAALSPTGAADTIIVVVNVDPHSVRQTMIHLDTRIWGVEPGTAFEVDELITGQHWTWSDHNFVRLDAFTEPVHILHVKERR comes from the coding sequence GTGGCATCGACGACGCGAACAGCATCCGCCCGCCCCTGGCGCAGCATCTCGGCGATCCCCGTGCGCCCCATCGCCCTCACGCCCGGCTCGGACGCCGTGGTGAACGGCCGCATCCCGCTGGCGCTGCCGTTTCCGGCTGTGCCCGGCGACGCCTTCGCGCCCAAGGCGTTCGCCGGTGAGGTGGTGCCGTTCCGCGTGACGGCCTTCCGCGAGGGGCACGACATCATCGGCGTGCAGGTGCGGCTGACGTCGCCCTCGGGCGACGAGTCGCTGCACCGGCTGCGCGCCCTGGGAGACGGCTTCGACCGCTGGGAGACGCAGATCAGCCCGCTCGAGCAGGGCACCTGGCGCTACCGGTTCGAGGCCTTCGCCGACGACTTCGCGACGTGGGAGCACGCGGCCGACCTCAAGATCGCGGCGGGCGTCGACAGTCCCGTGATGCGCGAGCTCGGCGCCCTCCTCTTCGATCGCGCCGTCGCCGAGAAGTCGCGCCCGATCGCCGAGCGCCGCGTGCTCGAGGGAGCATCCGTCGCGCTGCGCGACGCGGCGGTCAGCGACGAGGCCGCCCTCGGCATCGTGCGCGACCCCGCCATCGCGGCCTTCTTCCACGCGCGCCCGCTGATGTCTCCGGCCAGCGCGCTCCCCGAGCGGGAGCTGGTGGTCGAGCGCACCAGGGCGGGAGTCGGAGCCTGGTACGAGTTCTTCCCCCGCTCGGAGGGCGCCCGCCGACTCAAAGACGGCACGATCAAGAGCGGCACGTTCCGCACGGCGACCAAGCGCCTGCCCGGTGTCGCAGCCATGGGCTTCGACGTGCTGTACCTGCCGCCGATCCACCCGATCGGGCGGGTCAACCGGAAAGGCCCGAACAACACCCTCGACGCCGGCCCCGCCGATCCCGGTTCGCCGTGGGCCATCGGCTCCGCGGAGGGCGGCCACGATGCGGTCCACCCCGACCTCGGCAGCCTCGCCGACTTCCGCGCCTTCGTCCGGGCTGCGCGGGCGGAGGGCATCGAGGTGGCGATCGACCTGGCCCTGCAGGCCGCACCCGATCACCCGTGGGTGACGAGCCATCCGGAGTGGTTCACGACCCTGCCCGACGGCTCGATCGCCTACGCGGAGAACCCGCCGAAGAAGTACCAGGACATCTACCCGATCAACTTCGACAACGATCCGGAGGGCATCCGCGCGGAGGTGCTCCGCGTCGTGCGGCACTGGGTCGCGCAGGGCGTCAAGATCTTCCGCGTCGACAATCCGCACACCAAGCCGCTGCAGTTCTGGGAGTGGCTGATCGCGACGGTGACCGCCGAGCACCCGGACCTCGTCTTCCTCGCCGAGGCGTTCACCCGGCCCGCGCCCCTGCAGGGACTCGCGATGGCGGGGTTCCAGCAGAGCTACACGTACTTCACCTGGCGCAACACCAAGCAGGAGCTCGAGGAGTTCCTCGGCGCGCTCGCGTCGGACACCGCCGACTTCCTGCGACCCAACCTGTTCGTCAACACCCCCGACATCCTCACCGAGTATCTCCAGTACGGCGGTCGCGCCGCGTACGCGATCCGGGCAGCCATCGCCGCGACCGCGGCCCCGACCTACGGTGTGTACGCGGGGTACGAGCTGTTCGAGAACGTCGCACGGCCCGGAGCCGAAGAGAACATCGACAACGAGAAGTACGAGTACAAGCTCCGCGACTGGGCAGGCGCCGAAGCACGCGGAGACTCGCTCGCGCCGTTCCTGCGCCGGCTGAACGAGATCCGCGCGGCGCACCCCGCGCTCGGACAGCTGCGCAACTTCTCGGCGCACTGGAGCGATGACGAGGCGATCCTCGTCTTCTCCAAGCACCTGCCGGCCGCTCTGTCCCCGACGGGCGCCGCCGACACGATCATCGTCGTCGTGAACGTCGACCCGCACTCCGTGCGCCAGACCATGATCCACCTCGACACGCGCATCTGGGGAGTCGAGCCTGGCACCGCCTTCGAGGTCGACGAGCTGATCACCGGCCAGCACTGGACCTGGTCGGACCACAACTTCGTGCGGCTGGACGCGTTCACCGAACCCGTCCACATCCTGCACGTCAAGGAGAGACGATGA
- the ligA gene encoding NAD-dependent DNA ligase LigA yields the protein MTDAEGAAAPTLDDARAEAGALTERILGARDAYYGRDAEIVDDATYDTWMRRLEELERLHPELQSQDSPTLAVGAAQSSMFAPVEHAERMLSLDNVFSLDELRDWCAKAQQGAGRPVRWLTELKIDGLAINLRYEDGVLVSAATRGDGRVGEDVTVNAVRVAGIPERLTGSAHPALVEIRGEVFIPVAAFEQLNALQAEMRERAVDEARARSRGFDEEKARRSAERRFPAFANPRNAASGGLRQQLEKKDGLEAEAGRARLSSLRVFVHGIGAWEQPPVASQSEVYALLAEWGLPTSPYFQTFDDIDGVLGFVAHYGEHRHDVEHEIDGIVVKVDELALHGELGATSRAPRWAIAYKYPPEQVNTKLLDIVVSVGRTGRATPFAVMAPARVAGSVVRQATLHNQDVVKVKGVLIGDTVVLRKAGDVIPEVLGPVVELRDGTEREFVMPAACPECGATLAPSKEGDIDLRCPNAKTCPAQVRGRVEHIGSRGALDIEALGEVTAAALTQPDVPDEPPLRTEARLFDLTLDELVPIEVKVRDAETGLVKEDDAGVAKTRAPFRRNPSAAEKKAGVHVGQPSAQALTLLDELEKAKTKELWRFLVAFNIRHVGPVAARALAQWFGSVDAIRAAGRDELASVEGVGGIIADSLTEWFEVDWHRDIVDRWQAAGAQLATPGHPGPGAAQAAGGVLDGLTVVATGSLDGYTREGAQEAIIQAGGKAASSVSKKTDFVAAGPGAGSKLAKAEELGVRILDAAQFRILVEQGPAALDAVVPDAG from the coding sequence GTGACGGATGCTGAAGGGGCCGCAGCGCCCACCCTCGACGACGCCCGTGCCGAAGCAGGTGCGCTGACCGAGCGCATCCTCGGCGCCCGCGACGCGTACTACGGCCGCGACGCCGAGATCGTCGACGACGCGACATATGACACGTGGATGCGGCGTCTCGAAGAGCTGGAGCGCCTCCACCCCGAGCTGCAGAGCCAGGACTCGCCCACCCTCGCCGTCGGCGCGGCGCAGTCGTCGATGTTCGCCCCCGTCGAGCACGCCGAGCGGATGCTCAGCCTCGACAACGTGTTCTCGCTCGACGAGCTGCGCGACTGGTGTGCGAAGGCGCAGCAGGGAGCGGGGCGTCCCGTGCGGTGGCTCACCGAGCTGAAGATCGACGGGCTCGCCATCAACCTGCGCTACGAAGACGGCGTCCTCGTCTCGGCGGCGACGCGGGGCGACGGGCGGGTGGGCGAGGACGTCACGGTCAACGCGGTGCGCGTCGCCGGCATCCCCGAGCGGCTGACCGGCAGCGCTCATCCCGCGCTGGTCGAGATCCGCGGCGAGGTGTTCATCCCGGTCGCCGCGTTCGAGCAGCTGAATGCGCTGCAGGCCGAGATGCGCGAGCGCGCGGTCGACGAGGCACGCGCCCGGTCGCGCGGCTTCGACGAGGAGAAGGCGCGCCGCAGCGCCGAGCGACGCTTCCCCGCATTCGCCAATCCGCGCAACGCCGCCAGCGGCGGCCTCCGGCAGCAGCTCGAGAAGAAGGACGGGCTCGAGGCGGAGGCGGGGCGCGCGCGCCTCTCGTCGCTGCGCGTGTTCGTCCACGGCATCGGCGCGTGGGAACAGCCGCCGGTCGCCTCGCAGAGCGAGGTGTACGCGCTGCTCGCCGAATGGGGGCTGCCCACGAGCCCGTACTTCCAGACCTTCGACGACATCGACGGCGTGCTCGGTTTCGTCGCGCACTACGGCGAGCACCGCCACGACGTCGAGCACGAGATCGACGGCATCGTCGTGAAGGTCGACGAGCTCGCCCTGCACGGCGAGCTGGGCGCCACGAGCCGCGCGCCACGGTGGGCCATCGCGTACAAGTACCCGCCCGAGCAGGTGAACACCAAGCTCCTCGACATCGTCGTCTCCGTCGGCCGCACCGGGCGCGCCACGCCGTTCGCGGTGATGGCCCCCGCGCGCGTCGCCGGATCGGTGGTGCGTCAGGCCACGCTCCACAACCAGGACGTGGTCAAGGTGAAGGGCGTGCTGATCGGCGACACGGTCGTCCTGCGCAAAGCCGGCGATGTGATCCCCGAGGTGCTCGGTCCCGTGGTCGAGCTGCGCGACGGCACCGAACGCGAGTTCGTCATGCCCGCGGCGTGCCCCGAGTGCGGCGCCACCCTGGCCCCCTCGAAAGAGGGCGACATCGACCTGCGGTGCCCGAACGCGAAGACCTGCCCCGCACAGGTGCGCGGACGCGTCGAGCACATCGGCTCACGCGGCGCACTCGACATCGAGGCGCTCGGCGAGGTCACGGCTGCCGCACTCACCCAGCCCGACGTCCCGGATGAGCCCCCGCTGCGCACCGAGGCCCGCCTGTTCGACCTGACCCTCGACGAGCTGGTGCCGATCGAGGTGAAGGTGCGCGACGCCGAGACCGGGCTCGTCAAGGAGGACGACGCAGGTGTCGCCAAGACGCGCGCCCCCTTCCGTCGCAATCCGTCCGCGGCGGAGAAGAAGGCGGGGGTCCACGTCGGCCAGCCGTCCGCGCAGGCGCTCACCCTGCTCGACGAGCTCGAGAAGGCGAAGACCAAGGAGCTCTGGCGGTTCCTCGTCGCGTTCAACATCCGCCACGTCGGTCCGGTCGCTGCGCGCGCCCTCGCCCAATGGTTCGGCTCGGTCGACGCCATCCGGGCGGCCGGCCGCGACGAGCTGGCGTCGGTCGAGGGCGTCGGCGGGATCATCGCCGACTCGCTGACCGAGTGGTTCGAGGTCGACTGGCATCGCGACATCGTCGACCGCTGGCAGGCCGCCGGCGCCCAGCTCGCGACACCTGGTCACCCCGGTCCGGGTGCCGCGCAGGCGGCGGGCGGCGTCCTGGACGGCCTCACTGTCGTGGCCACCGGGTCGCTCGACGGCTATACCCGGGAGGGTGCGCAGGAGGCGATCATCCAGGCCGGAGGCAAGGCGGCATCCAGCGTCTCGAAGAAGACCGACTTCGTCGCGGCAGGCCCCGGCGCCGGGTCGAAGCTCGCGAAGGCCGAAGAGCTCGGCGTGCGGATCCTCGACGCGGCGCAGTTCCGCATCCTCGTCGAGCAGGGGCCGGCTGCGCTCGACGCCGTCGTGCCGGACGCCGGCTGA
- the mnmA gene encoding tRNA 2-thiouridine(34) synthase MnmA codes for MRILAAMSGGVDSAVAAARAVEAGHDVVGVHLALSRAGGTLRTGSRGCCTIEDAMDARRAADRLGIPFYVWDFSERFRDDVIEDFVSEYRAGRTPNPCMRCNEKIKFAALLERAIELGFDAVCTGHYATLVDGADGLELHRASDSAKDQSYVLGVLTADQLAHTYFPLGRTPSKALVRAEAAERGLTVAQKPDSHDICFIPDGDTRGWLAERVGAERGEILDRSGAVVGSHEGAHAFTVGQRRGLQLGVPAPDGKPRFVLEVRPVTNTVVVGPKEALATAEIAGSRVSWTGAAPATDRFDCDVQIRAHADPVPAVATLADDLITVVPAAPFDGVAPGQTAVLYVGTRVLGQFTIDRTVSAVPVSV; via the coding sequence ATGCGGATCCTTGCGGCGATGAGCGGCGGTGTCGACTCCGCCGTCGCGGCCGCACGGGCCGTCGAGGCGGGGCACGACGTCGTCGGCGTGCACCTGGCGCTCTCGCGCGCGGGCGGTACCCTGCGGACGGGCAGTCGGGGATGCTGCACGATCGAGGACGCGATGGACGCGCGCCGCGCCGCCGACCGGCTCGGCATCCCGTTCTACGTCTGGGACTTCTCCGAGCGGTTCCGCGACGACGTCATCGAGGACTTCGTCTCCGAGTACCGTGCGGGACGCACCCCCAATCCCTGCATGCGGTGCAACGAGAAGATCAAGTTCGCGGCCCTGCTGGAGCGGGCGATCGAGCTCGGGTTCGACGCCGTCTGCACCGGCCATTACGCCACGCTGGTCGACGGTGCTGACGGTCTCGAGCTGCACCGCGCGTCCGACAGCGCCAAGGACCAGTCGTACGTGCTCGGCGTGCTCACCGCCGACCAGCTCGCCCACACCTATTTCCCGCTCGGCCGCACGCCGTCCAAGGCGCTCGTGCGCGCCGAGGCCGCGGAGCGCGGGCTGACCGTCGCGCAGAAGCCGGACAGCCACGACATCTGCTTCATCCCGGACGGTGACACCCGCGGCTGGCTCGCCGAGCGCGTCGGCGCGGAGCGGGGCGAGATCCTCGATCGCTCGGGCGCCGTGGTGGGCTCGCACGAGGGCGCCCACGCGTTCACGGTGGGCCAGCGTCGTGGCCTGCAGCTCGGCGTCCCCGCACCGGACGGAAAGCCGCGCTTCGTGCTCGAGGTGCGCCCGGTGACGAACACGGTCGTCGTGGGGCCGAAGGAGGCCCTCGCCACCGCCGAGATCGCCGGCTCACGCGTCAGCTGGACGGGCGCCGCGCCCGCCACCGACCGATTCGACTGCGATGTGCAGATCCGCGCGCACGCCGACCCGGTGCCTGCCGTGGCGACCCTCGCCGACGACCTGATCACCGTCGTTCCCGCCGCCCCCTTCGACGGCGTGGCGCCCGGCCAGACGGCGGTCCTCTACGTCGGCACGCGGGTTCTCGGCCAGTTCACGATCGACCGCACCGTGTCGGCGGTGCCCGTCTCCGTGTGA
- a CDS encoding cysteine desulfurase family protein, which translates to MAVYLDHAATTPLRAEARDAWLAANEVVGNASSIHGSGQAARRLLEESRERLAVVLGCQSIEVVFTSGGTESINLGLQGLWRARAAGTEAVVLPDGEHHATLDTVRWLESEEGAEVRPSALDARGRIDLGGFTAVLPGAAFATALVANNEVGTINDAGALAGAAAVAGVPLHLDAVAAFGHVPLSFSRWRGEASGRGGLVALSVSAHKIGGPVGVGALVASRHGVLRPLLHGGGQQRGLRPGTQDVAGAAAFAVAAEAAEAERENEGRRLGMLRDRMVRSILTLVPGVELLGDPVDRLPGNAHLLFPDAAGETLLFLLDQAGVSVSTGSACQAGVPEPSHVVMALGRSEQQARQVLRVTLGVGTDDAAVDRLLAVLPDAVARARASHARA; encoded by the coding sequence ATGGCGGTGTACCTCGACCACGCGGCGACGACCCCGCTGCGCGCGGAGGCACGTGATGCCTGGCTCGCCGCGAACGAGGTCGTCGGCAACGCCTCCTCGATCCACGGCTCCGGGCAGGCGGCCAGGCGTCTGCTCGAGGAGTCCAGGGAGCGACTGGCGGTCGTGCTCGGCTGCCAGAGCATCGAGGTCGTGTTCACCTCGGGCGGCACCGAGTCCATCAATCTCGGCCTGCAGGGGCTCTGGCGTGCGCGAGCTGCCGGCACCGAGGCGGTGGTGCTGCCGGACGGCGAGCATCACGCCACCCTCGACACCGTCCGCTGGCTCGAGAGCGAGGAGGGCGCCGAGGTGCGCCCGTCGGCACTCGACGCGCGCGGCCGCATCGACCTCGGCGGCTTCACGGCCGTCCTTCCCGGCGCTGCGTTCGCGACCGCGCTCGTGGCCAACAACGAGGTCGGCACGATCAACGACGCGGGCGCGCTGGCCGGTGCGGCCGCGGTGGCAGGTGTTCCGCTGCACCTCGATGCGGTGGCCGCGTTCGGCCATGTGCCACTGTCCTTCTCGCGCTGGCGCGGCGAGGCGTCCGGCCGCGGCGGGCTGGTGGCGCTGAGCGTCTCCGCCCACAAGATCGGCGGACCCGTCGGCGTCGGCGCGCTGGTGGCCTCGCGCCACGGCGTCCTTCGTCCTCTGCTTCACGGCGGAGGGCAGCAGCGCGGACTGCGACCGGGCACCCAGGACGTGGCTGGTGCCGCCGCATTCGCCGTCGCGGCCGAGGCCGCCGAGGCGGAGCGGGAGAACGAGGGACGACGGCTGGGGATGCTGCGCGACCGGATGGTGCGCAGCATCCTGACACTGGTGCCGGGCGTCGAGCTGCTCGGAGACCCGGTCGACCGGCTGCCGGGGAACGCGCACCTGCTGTTCCCCGACGCGGCCGGTGAGACGCTGCTGTTCCTGCTCGACCAGGCGGGCGTGTCGGTGTCGACCGGATCGGCGTGCCAGGCAGGCGTGCCCGAGCCTTCGCACGTGGTGATGGCGCTCGGGCGCAGCGAGCAGCAGGCGCGACAGGTGCTGCGGGTCACCCTCGGGGTCGGCACCGACGACGCGGCGGTCGATCGGCTGCTGGCGGTGCTGCCGGACGCGGTCGCCCGCGCCAGAGCGTCGCACGCCCGCGCCTGA
- the glgB gene encoding 1,4-alpha-glucan branching protein GlgB, translating to MTQLDDRLLDTVATGSHHDPHGVLGLHPGVDPAGAPEWIVRARRPLARSVTAVFDDGTRVPLEHVRNGIWEGTRSGAAGAYQLATGYDDGSEFTADDPYRHAPVIGELDLHLIGEGRHEKLWHVLGAHVRTHGGSSGTSFAVWAPNAQAVRVVGDFNAWDGQGHAMRSMGSSGVWELFVPGIGAGSAYKFQLLTARGDWVLKADPMARYAEVPPATASVVVESSYTWGDAEWITRRASQQPVSQPMSVYEVHFGSWRQGLSYRDAADQLIEYVEAQGFTHIEFMPLAEHPFGGSWGYQVTGYFAPTSRFGHPDDLRYLIDRLHQAGIGVIMDWVPGHFPKDAFALARFDGQALYEHGDPRRGEHKDWGTYIFDYGRREVRNFLVANALFWFEEFHVDGLRVDAVASMLYLDYSREPGEWVPNIHGGRENLEAISFLQEVNATAYKLFPGIAMIAEESTSFPGVTAPTNRAGLGFGFKWNMGWMNDSLQYIKRDPMYRSHHEGELSFSFVYAFSENYLLPISHDEVVHGKGSLFGRMPGDHWQKLANMRAFLAYMWGHPGKQLLFMGQEFGQMSEWSEGRSLDWWTLDQPAHAQLHDFVGSLNRTYRGLSALWARDSDGAAFSRLGAPSWNPNVSAFSRRDHHGNTVVVVCNFSGVPVTGYELDMPESGVWHEALNSDAQLYGGSGVGNLGVVHADENRRARMVLPPLGVLWLRHDPEAHIPSPTKG from the coding sequence ATGACCCAGCTCGACGACCGCCTGCTCGACACCGTCGCGACGGGCTCGCACCACGATCCGCACGGCGTGCTCGGGCTGCACCCGGGGGTCGACCCCGCCGGCGCCCCTGAGTGGATCGTGCGCGCACGGCGCCCCCTCGCCCGCAGCGTCACCGCCGTGTTCGACGACGGCACCAGGGTCCCGCTCGAGCACGTCCGCAACGGCATCTGGGAGGGCACTCGCTCCGGGGCGGCCGGCGCCTATCAGCTGGCCACCGGGTACGACGACGGCTCTGAATTCACCGCGGACGACCCGTACCGCCACGCGCCGGTCATCGGGGAGCTCGACCTGCACCTGATCGGCGAGGGGCGGCACGAGAAGCTCTGGCACGTGCTCGGCGCGCACGTGCGCACGCACGGCGGCTCGTCGGGCACGTCGTTCGCCGTCTGGGCGCCCAATGCGCAGGCCGTACGCGTCGTCGGCGACTTCAACGCGTGGGACGGCCAGGGCCACGCGATGCGCTCGATGGGCTCCAGCGGCGTCTGGGAGCTCTTCGTCCCGGGGATCGGCGCCGGCAGCGCCTACAAGTTCCAGCTCCTCACCGCCCGCGGCGACTGGGTGCTTAAGGCCGACCCGATGGCACGGTACGCCGAAGTGCCGCCGGCGACAGCATCCGTCGTCGTGGAGAGCTCCTACACGTGGGGCGATGCCGAGTGGATCACGCGGCGCGCCTCGCAGCAGCCGGTCTCGCAGCCGATGTCGGTCTACGAGGTGCACTTCGGATCGTGGCGGCAGGGCCTGTCGTACCGGGATGCCGCCGACCAGCTCATCGAGTACGTCGAGGCGCAGGGGTTCACCCACATCGAGTTCATGCCGCTCGCCGAGCACCCGTTCGGCGGATCGTGGGGCTACCAGGTCACCGGCTACTTCGCCCCGACGAGCCGGTTCGGCCACCCCGACGACCTGCGCTACCTGATCGACCGGCTGCACCAGGCCGGCATCGGCGTGATCATGGACTGGGTGCCCGGCCACTTCCCGAAGGATGCGTTCGCCCTCGCCCGCTTCGACGGCCAGGCGCTCTACGAGCACGGCGACCCCCGCCGCGGCGAGCACAAGGACTGGGGCACGTACATCTTCGACTACGGCCGCAGGGAGGTGCGCAACTTCCTCGTCGCGAACGCTCTGTTCTGGTTCGAGGAGTTCCACGTCGACGGTCTGCGCGTCGACGCCGTCGCCTCGATGCTGTACCTCGACTACTCGCGTGAGCCAGGCGAGTGGGTACCCAACATCCACGGCGGCCGCGAGAACCTCGAGGCGATCTCGTTCCTGCAGGAGGTCAACGCGACCGCGTACAAGCTCTTCCCCGGGATCGCGATGATCGCCGAGGAGTCCACGAGCTTCCCCGGCGTGACGGCGCCCACCAACCGCGCAGGGCTCGGCTTCGGGTTCAAGTGGAACATGGGCTGGATGAACGACTCGCTGCAGTACATCAAGCGCGACCCGATGTACCGCTCGCATCACGAGGGCGAGCTGTCATTCTCGTTCGTGTACGCGTTCAGCGAGAACTATCTGCTCCCCATCAGCCACGACGAGGTCGTGCACGGCAAGGGCAGCCTGTTCGGACGGATGCCCGGCGACCATTGGCAGAAGCTGGCCAATATGCGCGCGTTCCTGGCGTACATGTGGGGGCATCCAGGAAAGCAGCTGCTGTTCATGGGCCAGGAGTTCGGCCAGATGTCGGAGTGGTCGGAGGGGCGCTCGCTCGACTGGTGGACGCTCGATCAGCCGGCGCACGCGCAGCTGCACGACTTCGTGGGCTCGCTCAACCGCACCTACCGCGGCCTCTCCGCGCTGTGGGCACGCGACAGCGACGGCGCCGCCTTCTCACGCCTCGGCGCGCCGAGCTGGAACCCGAACGTGTCGGCGTTCTCGCGCCGCGACCACCACGGCAACACGGTCGTGGTCGTCTGCAACTTCTCCGGCGTCCCGGTCACCGGGTACGAGCTCGACATGCCGGAATCAGGGGTCTGGCACGAGGCGCTGAACAGCGATGCGCAGCTCTACGGCGGATCCGGGGTGGGGAACCTCGGCGTGGTCCACGCCGATGAGAACCGTCGGGCCCGTATGGTGCTGCCGCCGCTGGGCGTGCTGTGGCTGCGCCACGACCCGGAGGCGCACATCCCCTCGCCGACGAAAGGCTGA